The sequence below is a genomic window from Acetivibrio clariflavus DSM 19732.
GAAGCAATAAATAATATTTAGGGAAAGAAGGGTTGATAATGAAACCTTTTTACTTAATTGTATTGATTATATTTCTTTTGTGGATTTTCATAAAAACATTGAGTTATGGCAAATGGACTTGGGATAGAAAAAACAGGACAGGTGCCATAGCAATAGTTATTATTGCAATAGTAGAGTTAGTCTTGCCCCTTTACAGTATTTTTTTCATCCTAAAATAGATTAATTGCACGAAGTATAATACTGAATCATATTAGAGAAATTGAATTCTTAATGGATCAATATTCATGATGACAGTGTTGACTTGATTTATGCAGATATAAAAATTTTATCGGTAAAGAGGTTCAGATAATGGCAACCATAGGAATACCAAAAGGTATGTTTTTTTTTGAATATAGTTCAATATGGGAAGAATTCTTTAAAATTCTGGGTTTTGAGGTAATTTTGTCTCAAGACACCAACAGGAAAATAATGGATGATGGCATAAAATGCTGCAGCAATGAGACTTGTCTTCCTGTGAAAGTTTTTCATGGGCATGTGATGAGCCTTAAAGATAAAGTTGATTATGTTTTCATACCCAGGTATCAAAGTACCGGAAAAAATGAATATACATGCCCTAAATTGTGCGGTCTTCCGGATATGATAGCGGTAAATTTGGGTGATCAAATTAAAATTTTAGAGATAAAAATAAACATGAACTCTTGTCGCGATGAGACAAAAGAAAGCCTTGTTAAATTAGCGCAAACTTTAAAAATAGATTCAGAGAAGGTGTTGAAAGCATTTAATGCGACCTGGGAAAGACATACACAGTTAATGGCTAAAAAAAATAAAGCAAACGTAAAAAAGGAAGTTAATAATAAAAACGTAATTATATTGCTTGGGCATCCCTATATGATCTATGACAATTTCATAAGTATGCGACTTATTGAAAAACTTGAAAGAAAAAACATTGAAGTTTTTACACCTTGGGATATCGATTATGAGACAAAACGGCGAAATGCTCATCCATACCAGGGAAAAACTTTTTGGGATATAGGATTTGAGCTTTTGGGAAGCGCTTTTACCTGCGCAAAGGATGAAAGAGTAAAGGGAATTGTATATCTTACACCGTTTGCGTGCGGATTGGATGCTTTTATAATGGAGTTTATTGAACTTGATATTAAATCCAAAAATCAAGGACTTCCCATACTTAAACTTACTGTTGACGAACACACCGGAGAAGCTGGTTTTGATACAAGACTTGAAGCATTTATAGATATGATAGGGTGATGAGTATATGAAGATAACCTTTCCCCATATGGGAAACATGTATGTGCCTATAAAGGTGCTGTTGGATACTGTTGGAATAGAGTATGTCGTACCTCCTTTAAATGCAAAAGAAACAATGGAACTGGGGGTGGCAAATTCACCTGAGTTTGCCTGTTTACCTTTTAAAACAATATTGGGGGACCTTATTTACGGAATCAGAAATGGAGCAGATTTTATACTCTTTGGAGGCGGAAAGGGGCAGTGCAGATTTGGGTACTATGGAGACCTTCTTTCTAAAATTGTTGAAAATTTGAATTACGATGTAAAATTTGTGTGCCTTGATACTACCAATATGACAGTAAAAGGTATTCTGGAGAAAATTAGTCCTTTGACAGAAGGGAAAAGTGCTTTTGATATAATAAAGGGGATATTGTATGCAACCAAAACGGTTTTTTTGGTGGACAACCTTAACCGATTGGCAGGATATACGAGATGCCGTGAGGTTAACAAAGGAGATACCGACAGAATTATTTCCGAATTTCAAAAAAAAGTTCAAAAAGCGCATGGCTACAGAAATATAATCCATGTAATAAAGTCTGCAAGGAAACAGCTTAGTGAAATACCTGTTGACCGGAAAAAGAAAACACTAAAGGTTGCAATTGTTGGAGAAATTTATGCTGCATCCCATCCCGGAATAAATTTTGAGATTGAGAAAAAGTTAGGGAATATGGGGGTAGAGGTACATAATTTTTTAGGTATAAGCAAGTGGATACTGAATCATTTTATAATAAATAATCTGCCCGTCAAAATAAAAGACAAATTGCTTGCTGCAGGTCGGGAATTTATTAATACTGACGATATTGGAGGACATGGAATTCAAACAATAGGGGCTTCTGTAATATCTGCGAAAAGGAAATATGACGGTGTTATCCAGATTTATCCTTTTACTTGTATGCCCGAAATAATTGCACAAAATGTCCTTATCGAGGTACAAAGGAAATATAAAATTCCGGTTATGACTTTGATTGTTGATGAAATGACCGGAGAGGAAGGATATAAAACCAGGCTCGAAGCTTTTGTCGACATGCTGGAAATGAGAAGGAGAAAAACAGTTTTATTTGCAAAATCAGCTTATGATATAAATTACTGATTCTATTGAAAGCATAAAAATAATTTTAAATTATTATTGTAAAAATTAAAATTATTCCTGTATAATGGTTTTAACGCTCCAATTGAAATGAATTAATCTGTTTTGTGATGATTATTATCAAAAAATATATAAGTAGACAATTTGGGCTTTAATTTTATTACCTTTATAATTTCAATGAAATAGGGGGGATCAAATGCAGGTTAAGCATGAAAAAGGAAATATCGCAGGGGTTGAGTTGAAACTGGTTCAGAGAGAGAGTTTATGCTTTTGGAAAAAGATTATAATTTCTTCTGCGATAGTTTTGCTTTACTTATATATTGGGTTAAAAAATTACCTGTTTTTTCATTCATTAATAGAGATTTTAGGAATTTTTATCGGTTTTGGGGTCGCAATAGCGGTATATCATAGCTCCAGGATTATGAAAAACGGGTTTTATTTATATTTGGGAGCTTTGTTTTTATTTACAAGTATTTTTCAGATATTTCATGTTTTTTCTTATGCCGGGATAAATATTCTTTCATCAGACAGTTATGATCTATCGGTTCAAATTTCGGTTATAGGTAAATTCTTTGATGCTATAGCTCTTTTGGTAATGCTGGTTATACCGGCTAATACCCTGAAGAAAAATCTCAGCATTAAAAGATTGCTTGTACCCTATACTGTGGTTTCTGTATTTTTGCTCTCAACAATATACTTTGGCATATTTCCTCAGTGTGCATACGATAATGCCGATTCATCACCTTTTAAGATACTTTGTGAATTCATACTTTTTTGTTTGTATACTTTATTATTGTTTATTTGCTACAAAAAGAGGCAGAATTTTGGGGAAAATTTGTTTGTTTATATTTTTTCGTATATAGTTTTAAGATTGCTTGCTGAGGTTTTATTTGTTTCAGCTCAGCAGGTTACTGACTTGGCGACAATATTAGCTCATATATTGAAATTTTTCTCCCTTTGTGTGATTTATCAAGCGGTATCTATAGGAGTTATAATTAAGCCTATATCAATTTTGTTCAGTGAACTGGACAGAAAAAATAGAGAACTTGAACAAAAGACAATTGAACTTGAAGCTGTAAATAAAAGTCTTATGCGTGAAGTTCAGGAGTGTATGAGAATAGAAGAGTTGCTAAGGAAGAGTGAAGAAAGATACAAAAATCTTTTGGAATTTATGCCCGATGCAGTACTTTTACATGATAGAGAAAAAATTCTGTTTGTTAATAAAGCTGGAGTAGAATTGTTCGGATTTGAAGACAATTCGGAGGTACTTTCGAAAAGTTTGTATGAACTGCTTGATGAAAATAATTTTAATAAATATAAATCAAAGATGAATGAAGCGGATAATTGCGAATTTCCCATTATATTTGAAGAGATATTGCAAAGGGATAGTCACCATTTTTGTATTGAAGTTATCACAACTTCATATAATATTGATAATAAAACCGTTTTCTTAAGTGTAATAAGAGATATAACGCAAAGAAAAGAGTTTGAAGAGATGAAGCACAGTGTTGACGAGAGCAAGAGACTTTTGCAGGAAGTAACAGAGATGGATAAGCTGAAAACTGACTATATAATTAATTTGTCCCATGAGTTTAGGACACCTCTCAGCATTATTCTCTGTACTTTAAAAATTATGGAGTCATTGCCCGATTCCAATTCCAGTGTGAAAATTGATAAAGAGAAGTTAAGTAAATATATTTCAATAATGAAAAACAATTCCTACAAGCTTTTGAAGACTGCAAACAATCTTCTTGAAATATCTAAAATAGAATCGGGGTGTGAAAAGCTTAGACTTCGAAACTGCAATATTGTGAGAATTGTTGAGAAAGTTACAATGTCGGTGTGGTCCTATACGAGAAACAGACAAATTAACTTAATGTTTGATACCGATACTGAAGAGATTGTTACTGCCTGTGATGTGGACAAAATTGAAAGAATCATTCTGAATCTTTTGTCCAATGCAATCAAGTTTACTGAAGAAGGCGGACAGATAAAGGTAAATGTATATAACAAGGAAACCGAAGTTTTAATAACTGTTTCCGATACCGGCATTGGCATACCGAAGGACAAATTTGAACTGATTTTTGAAAGGTTTAAGCAAGTTGATAATTCCCTGACCAGAGTACATGAGGGTACTGGAATAGGATTAGCTCTTGTGAAATCCTTTGTGGAAATGCATGATGGAAGGATTGAAGTGGAAAGTGAAGTTGGAGTAGGTTCCACATTCAAAATTTTTATACCCGTCAGAATTTTAAGCAATGAGGCTTACATGGATTACAACGAAACTGAAGCGGAGATTGAAAAAAGAATTGAAGAAAACATAAATATAGAACTTTCAAACATATGAGCAAAAGGAAAATAAAAGGATATTAAGTGAAATCCGGATACAAAAATATAATACAAAAGCCATGGTTATAACCATGGCTTTTTATATCTGGCAGGGGAGACAGGACTCGAACCCGCAGCTCACGGTTTTGGAGACCGTTGCTCTACCAATTGAACTACTCCCCTTCGACGCTTTTATAGTATACAACAAGATTAAATTTATGTCAATGGGGTTTTTTTATAAAATTTAAAAAAACTTTGACCCCCTTATTTGAAAAAGAAAAATCTGTTCCGATAAGTCAATGAATTAAATTATGTTTTTTAAGAAACATATTAAAATTAGAATTTATTTATTTACATTGAGGAATTTGTGATAATATATTTAGAGAAAAATGTTTAAGGAAAGAAAAATGATAGCCTATACAAAAGCTTTGAAAAATATGTTTAACTTAAGGAGGACATTATGGATAAAGCAATAGGATTTATTGGTGCCGGAAATATGGGATATGCAATGTTAAAAAGCATAGCTCAATCTAATATTGTTAAGACTGACCGAATATACGTTTACGATGTAGATGAGGAAAGACTTTCAAAACTTAAAGATGAAACCGGAATAAGTATTTTGAAAAGTGAAAAAGAGGTAGTGGAAAAAAGTGATATTGTAATACTTGCTGTAAAGCCCAATATACTTGAAACAGTGCTTGAAAAGTGTAAAGATTCTTTTAATGACAGAAAAATTCTTGTTTCGGTTGCTGTTGGTGTTCCGATAAAATTCTATAAAAAGATAATAGGTGAGGACAAAAAGGTTATACGCACAATGCCTAATACGCCTGCATTGGTGGGAGAGGGAATGACACTTGTTTCACCGGATGGCAGTATAGAAAAGGACGAGTTGGAATATGTAATGAAGATATTTGCATGTTTCGGTAAGGCAGAATTGCTTGATGAGAAGCTAATGAGTGAAGTTACAGCCCTTACCAGCAGCAGCCCTGCATATGTATTCATGTTCATTGAGGCTATGGCCGATGCGGCAGTATTGTCGGGAATACCCAGAAACTTGTCATATAAATTGGCGGCTCAGGCGGTACTTGGCTCTGCAAAGATGGTACTTGAGACTAATAAGCATCCTGGAGAACTTAAAGACATGGTATGCTCACCGGCCGGTACAACTATTGAAGCAGTAAGTACTTTGGAAAAGAATAAATTCCGGTATGCTGTAATTGAAGCTATGAACGAATGTACCAAAAAAGCCAGGGAGATAGGAAAAAAATTTGAGTAAGAGGAGTACCTATGAAAAAAGTTATAATTTACACAGACGGCGCCTGCTCCGGTAACCCGGGAGATGGAGGATGGGGTGCAATATTAAAATATGGAGAAGCGGAAAAAGAAATATCAGGTTTTGAAAAAGATACTACCAATAACAGGATGGAACTTAAAGCAGCCATTGAAGCGTTAAAAATGCTGAAAGAACCTTGTGAAGTAGAACTTTACAGTGACAGTGCATACTTGGTGAACGCTTTTAATCAGAATTGGGTAGAAAATTGGAAATTAAACGGCTGGAAAAATTCCAGCAAGGAAGAGGTTAAAAATTCAGAGTTATGGAAAGAACTTGACCGGTTAAGCAACATACATAAAATAAAGTGGATAAAAGTCAAGGGACATTCGGATAATGAGTACAATAACAGATGTGACTTGCTAGCAACCGGTGAAATAAAAAAGAACAGATCATAAATGGAGGCATTGATATGAATTATGAAGAAAAGACTTTATCGAAAAAGCAGATATATCAGGGAAATTTCATAGGTGTGGAGTCGTGGAGTGTGCTGCTTCCCAACGGGAAGGAAGCAACCCGGGATGTAGTAATTCACCCGGGTGCATCGGTTGTGATACCGATGACAGAAGACGGACAAATATATATGGTTAGGCAATATAGAAAACCTATTGATAAGGTATCGTTGGAAATTCCTGCAGGAAAGCTGGATAAAGGAGAAGACCCGCTTGATTGCGCTGTGAGGGAACTAAAGGAAGAGACGGGACTTGAAACTAAGGATATAAAGCATTTGATAAATATACACAGTGCACCGGGTTTTACCAATGAAGTGTTGTATATGTATGTAGCAAGAGATTTGCAGCAAGGCGAATCCTGTGCCGATGAAGATGAATTCATTTCAGCGGAGAAATATCCTGTCAGCACCCTTGTTGATATGATCTTAAAAAAAGAAATAACTGATGCAAAGACTATAATAGGAATTTTGCTGGCAGAAAAATTAATAAAAGGTGAGATAAAAATATAATTCTAAGCCTTTCAAAAAATAAATATTCCTTAAAATCGAGTCTTTTTCTTTT
It includes:
- the rnhA gene encoding ribonuclease HI — protein: MKKVIIYTDGACSGNPGDGGWGAILKYGEAEKEISGFEKDTTNNRMELKAAIEALKMLKEPCEVELYSDSAYLVNAFNQNWVENWKLNGWKNSSKEEVKNSELWKELDRLSNIHKIKWIKVKGHSDNEYNNRCDLLATGEIKKNRS
- the proC gene encoding pyrroline-5-carboxylate reductase, which translates into the protein MDKAIGFIGAGNMGYAMLKSIAQSNIVKTDRIYVYDVDEERLSKLKDETGISILKSEKEVVEKSDIVILAVKPNILETVLEKCKDSFNDRKILVSVAVGVPIKFYKKIIGEDKKVIRTMPNTPALVGEGMTLVSPDGSIEKDELEYVMKIFACFGKAELLDEKLMSEVTALTSSSPAYVFMFIEAMADAAVLSGIPRNLSYKLAAQAVLGSAKMVLETNKHPGELKDMVCSPAGTTIEAVSTLEKNKFRYAVIEAMNECTKKAREIGKKFE
- a CDS encoding acyl-CoA dehydratase activase-related protein, which translates into the protein MATIGIPKGMFFFEYSSIWEEFFKILGFEVILSQDTNRKIMDDGIKCCSNETCLPVKVFHGHVMSLKDKVDYVFIPRYQSTGKNEYTCPKLCGLPDMIAVNLGDQIKILEIKINMNSCRDETKESLVKLAQTLKIDSEKVLKAFNATWERHTQLMAKKNKANVKKEVNNKNVIILLGHPYMIYDNFISMRLIEKLERKNIEVFTPWDIDYETKRRNAHPYQGKTFWDIGFELLGSAFTCAKDERVKGIVYLTPFACGLDAFIMEFIELDIKSKNQGLPILKLTVDEHTGEAGFDTRLEAFIDMIG
- a CDS encoding NUDIX domain-containing protein → MNYEEKTLSKKQIYQGNFIGVESWSVLLPNGKEATRDVVIHPGASVVIPMTEDGQIYMVRQYRKPIDKVSLEIPAGKLDKGEDPLDCAVRELKEETGLETKDIKHLINIHSAPGFTNEVLYMYVARDLQQGESCADEDEFISAEKYPVSTLVDMILKKEITDAKTIIGILLAEKLIKGEIKI
- a CDS encoding MASE3 domain-containing sensor histidine kinase; translation: MQVKHEKGNIAGVELKLVQRESLCFWKKIIISSAIVLLYLYIGLKNYLFFHSLIEILGIFIGFGVAIAVYHSSRIMKNGFYLYLGALFLFTSIFQIFHVFSYAGINILSSDSYDLSVQISVIGKFFDAIALLVMLVIPANTLKKNLSIKRLLVPYTVVSVFLLSTIYFGIFPQCAYDNADSSPFKILCEFILFCLYTLLLFICYKKRQNFGENLFVYIFSYIVLRLLAEVLFVSAQQVTDLATILAHILKFFSLCVIYQAVSIGVIIKPISILFSELDRKNRELEQKTIELEAVNKSLMREVQECMRIEELLRKSEERYKNLLEFMPDAVLLHDREKILFVNKAGVELFGFEDNSEVLSKSLYELLDENNFNKYKSKMNEADNCEFPIIFEEILQRDSHHFCIEVITTSYNIDNKTVFLSVIRDITQRKEFEEMKHSVDESKRLLQEVTEMDKLKTDYIINLSHEFRTPLSIILCTLKIMESLPDSNSSVKIDKEKLSKYISIMKNNSYKLLKTANNLLEISKIESGCEKLRLRNCNIVRIVEKVTMSVWSYTRNRQINLMFDTDTEEIVTACDVDKIERIILNLLSNAIKFTEEGGQIKVNVYNKETEVLITVSDTGIGIPKDKFELIFERFKQVDNSLTRVHEGTGIGLALVKSFVEMHDGRIEVESEVGVGSTFKIFIPVRILSNEAYMDYNETEAEIEKRIEENINIELSNI